From the Planktothricoides raciborskii GIHE-MW2 genome, the window ATTTCCCTGGAAATTCCCCCAGTGGATCCCCTGGCGGTGTTTCAAGTTCTCAGTCCAGAATCTCCCTTACATTTTTATCTGGAAAAAGGGGGAAACGGTGAAGCGATCGCTGCTTTTGATGCCGCAGTAGATTTTACGGCTAACAGTGGCGATCGATTTACCCAAACCAAAGATTTTATTCATTCTACCCTGGCCAATACTCTGAGCACAGGGGCATTAAACTTGCCTTTTGCCGGCCCCCACTTTTTTTGCAGTTTTACCTTTTTTCCGCCAGATAAATCCAGTGATTCCCCCTTTCCTGCGGCCACCGTCTTTTTACCCCGTTGGCAAGTTTCTCGCTCTAACAATCACTGTTTATTAGTGGCTAATTGCCTCATTGAACCCGATCATAATATTGAAAATTTAGCCGAAAGTATTTGGCAAAAACTCCAAAAAATTAATTTAATTAAATCCCAGGGGTTGAACTGGGCAGAAACCAATGGTCAATCTCTGAATAAAAAACGGCATATTACCCAAACGGATAATTTTAAACTAGCGGTGAATTCGGCATTAGATTCTATCGCCAATCAGCGGTTAAGTAAAGTCGTTTTAGCTCATGCCATTGATGTCAGTTCACCGAAACCTTTTAATTTGGTCAAATCTTTACAGAATTTGCGCCGATTTTATGCCGATTGTTATCTCTTTGTCACCAGCAATCCCCAGGGACAAAATTTTCTGGGAGCCAGTCCAGAACGATTACTCAGTATTCAAAATCACCAACTGGTTACGGATGCCTTGGCCGGGTCTGCACCGAGGGGCAAAACTCCCGCCGAAGATGCTCAGTTAGCCAATCAATTAATCTCTAGTGATAAGGAACGGCACGAGCATCGAGTGGTGATTGATTTTATTCGCGATCGCCTAATTCATTTAGGATTAAATCCCCGAATTTATCCCGAAGTTCGGCTGCTGCAACTCTCGAATATTCAACATTTATGGACACCGATTAAAGCGACGATTCCCCCGGACGTGCATCCGTTAGATATTTTAGCCGAACTGCATCCGACTCCAGCGGTGGCGGGAGTTCCCAGAGATATTGCCTGTGAAGAAATTCGCCGCTATGAAACCTTCGATCGCTGTTTATATGCAGCGCCAATTGGCTGGGTAGATGCCCAAGGAAATGGAGAATTTATTGTCGGTATTCGTTCGGCTTTAATTACAGGAAATCATGCTAGACTGTATGCCGGTGCTGGAATTGTTCAAGGCTCAAATCCCGATCGAGAATTGGCAGAAATTGACCTCAAACTTCAAGCCCTTTTAAAAACATTAGTTTGAGCACATAAGCGATCCTATTTCAGGGTAGGAACGAACGGCCTACCCTGACCGCCATTAGGGTGCGATCGCTTAATTAAAAAATCGCGATTAAAGGCAATGATAGATTTTCGGAATACAAATACGGTTTGGGCGTCAGTTTTAGTCGAGACATTACACCATTTAGGATTAACGACCGCAATAATTTGTCCCGGTTCGCGATCCACTCCATTGGCGATCGCTTTTGCGGCTCACCCAAAAATTGCCGCAATTCCGGTACTGGATGAGCGATCGGCGGCTTTTTTTGCCCTGGGACTCGCCCGACAAAGTAATTTGCCCGTGGCGATCGTCTGTACTTCTGGAACCGCTGGGGCGAATTTTTACCCCGCAGTGATTGAAGCGCGGGAAAGTCGCGTGCCTTTGTTGGTGTTGACCGCTGACAGACCCCCAGAATTGCGCGATTGTCATGCGGGACAGGCGATCGACCAACTAAAACTCTATGGTCATTACCCCAACTGGCAAGCGGAGTTAGCGGCGCCATCGTTGGACATAGCCATGCTGCGTTATTTGCGCCAAACCTTAATCTATGGGTGGCAAAAAACTCTGTTTCCGGTTCCCGGTGTGGTTCATCTCAATGTGCCATTGCGCGACCCGTTGCCCCCGTTGCCCGAACCGGATCGGGCTTTGGCGATCGATCGCTTACGGCAGACGTTCGACGCCGAGGATTTTTTTGCTCATTGCTGCCCTCCTAGCCCCCAACCCCCCCAACCCCCCCTTCAACGGGGGGGCTACGGAGGGGTTGGGACGGTTGGAGAACGATTCATCCCTGAGCAAATATTTCCCCAGTGGCAAGGTAAACCGGGAATCATTATTGCTGGGCCTGCCCAACCTTCCGAACCAGAAACCTATTGTCAGGCGATCGCTCAACTTGCCCAAACCTTTGATTGGCCGGTATTAGCCGAAGGGCTTTCTCCCGTGCGGAATTATGCCGCCATAAATCCTGATTTAATTTCCACTTATGACCTAATTTTACGCAACCAGAATCTAGCCGAAACCTTGACCCCGGAAATTGTGGTGCAAATCGGCGAATTACCTATTAGCAAACAACTGCGACAATGGTTAGAAACTCAAAACATTCGCCGGTTTGTAATTGATCCATCTGACCATAATCTCGACCCCCTCCACGGCCCCACGATTCATTTAACAATTTCCGTGGGACAATTAGCCATTGCTGCCGCAAATAACCCCCCCAATCCTTTCAATTCAGTTAATTCAGCCCAGGCAGAATATCGGCAAAAGTGGGCGGACGCTGAGAGCCAAGTCAGAGAGGCGATCAGCCAAACATTTGCGTCAATCAATCACATCATTGAACCGAAATTAGCCTGGGTAATTTCCCAATCCTTACCCATTGGCACTCCTCTATTTATTGCCAATAGTATGCCCGTGCGGGATGTAGAATATTTTTGGCAACCGGGAAACCTGCAAATTCGGCCATTTTTTAATCGCGGGGCTAATGGTATTGATGGCACTTTATCCACCGCTTTGGGCATTGCCCACCGCCAACAACCTAGCGTTATGCTAACCGGAGATTTAGCCTTACTCCATGATACCAATGGGTTTTTACTTTGCCCTAAATTTCAAGGTCATCTGACAATTATTTTAAT encodes:
- a CDS encoding isochorismate synthase MenF, with product MPVVPFHANLLQGHRELCQFLVACQQVSREKGCGQIISISLEIPPVDPLAVFQVLSPESPLHFYLEKGGNGEAIAAFDAAVDFTANSGDRFTQTKDFIHSTLANTLSTGALNLPFAGPHFFCSFTFFPPDKSSDSPFPAATVFLPRWQVSRSNNHCLLVANCLIEPDHNIENLAESIWQKLQKINLIKSQGLNWAETNGQSLNKKRHITQTDNFKLAVNSALDSIANQRLSKVVLAHAIDVSSPKPFNLVKSLQNLRRFYADCYLFVTSNPQGQNFLGASPERLLSIQNHQLVTDALAGSAPRGKTPAEDAQLANQLISSDKERHEHRVVIDFIRDRLIHLGLNPRIYPEVRLLQLSNIQHLWTPIKATIPPDVHPLDILAELHPTPAVAGVPRDIACEEIRRYETFDRCLYAAPIGWVDAQGNGEFIVGIRSALITGNHARLYAGAGIVQGSNPDRELAEIDLKLQALLKTLV
- the menD gene encoding 2-succinyl-5-enolpyruvyl-6-hydroxy-3-cyclohexene-1-carboxylic-acid synthase, with the protein product MIDFRNTNTVWASVLVETLHHLGLTTAIICPGSRSTPLAIAFAAHPKIAAIPVLDERSAAFFALGLARQSNLPVAIVCTSGTAGANFYPAVIEARESRVPLLVLTADRPPELRDCHAGQAIDQLKLYGHYPNWQAELAAPSLDIAMLRYLRQTLIYGWQKTLFPVPGVVHLNVPLRDPLPPLPEPDRALAIDRLRQTFDAEDFFAHCCPPSPQPPQPPLQRGGYGGVGTVGERFIPEQIFPQWQGKPGIIIAGPAQPSEPETYCQAIAQLAQTFDWPVLAEGLSPVRNYAAINPDLISTYDLILRNQNLAETLTPEIVVQIGELPISKQLRQWLETQNIRRFVIDPSDHNLDPLHGPTIHLTISVGQLAIAAANNPPNPFNSVNSAQAEYRQKWADAESQVREAISQTFASINHIIEPKLAWVISQSLPIGTPLFIANSMPVRDVEYFWQPGNLQIRPFFNRGANGIDGTLSTALGIAHRQQPSVMLTGDLALLHDTNGFLLCPKFQGHLTIILINNNGGGIFEMLPVAQFDPPFEEFFATPQQVDFGQLFASYGVEHQLISSWEKLRQLLNPLPSQGIRVLELRCDRKFDAQWRKQTLLNLASILS